One Euphorbia lathyris chromosome 1, ddEupLath1.1, whole genome shotgun sequence DNA segment encodes these proteins:
- the LOC136210739 gene encoding homeobox-leucine zipper protein ROC8-like isoform X1, producing the protein MEIEMENSAASAAQQEASNSRKRKKAYYRHTDHQNQQLEAFFKDCPNPDENQMRQLSKDLCLELKQIKFWFQNKKYQTKVSSFVCSLSNSMSFHLSFSMQAQNERVENSVLRSENERMQQENMAIKEAFKNVICPACGGPPFGEEQCHGSLQKLQLENAMLKEEHERVSELLAKYKGKTISPVDPLIPPTHVASMELNDGMSDRISLPFQLKGIPEMEKALMSETATAASDELLRLLRINVPLWTKTSPDGRLIIHRKNYQKIFPRPNHFNTSNAHMEISKSSGTVPINAMNLVEMFLDSSKWVDLFPTIVTKACIMQVLETGALGNRHGALHLMYEQLHILSPLVPPREFYFLRLCQQVEPDMWVISDISYDFFKETNSPSWAWKLPSGCMIQEMPNGCSKVTWVEHVEVDGKTQTHRLYKDLVCDNAAYGAERWIVTLERMCERLAFSFGDTTPTRELGVISSGQAKRSIMKLSHRMVRNFCAMLSMSEKLDFPQMSVANNGCVRVSVCKSYESGQPGDMIVNAATSLWLPLPPEEVFSFFKDEKTRIQWDTLFNGNPVDEVAHISIGGDEGNCISIVQAAEKNMMILEESCRDGLGSLVVYAPVDMRAMQLAITGVDPASSVPILPSGFVISGDGRPHLEDGRPGGSLLTAAFQILVSTPSYSSSNSKELNMESIATINDLITSTVHKIKVALNCD; encoded by the exons ATGGAGATCGAGATGGAAAATTCAGCAGCTTCTGCTGCTCAACAAGAAGCTTCTAACAGTAGAAAGAGGAAGAAAGCTTATTATCGCCATACAGATCACCAGAATCAGCAGCTTGAAGC ATTTTTCAAGGATTGTCCAAATCCAGATGAAAACCAGATGCGACAGCTAAGCAAGGATCTCTGCCTTGAGCTTAAACAGATCAAGTTCTGGTTTCagaataaaaaatatcaaactaaggtatcttcttttgtttgttctttatcAAATTCAATGAGTTTTCACCTCTCATTTTCTATGCAGGCTCAAAATGAGAGAGTAGAGAACTCGGTTCTTCGATCAGAAAACGAAAGAATGCAACAAGAAAACATGGCTATCAAGGAGGCATTCAAGAATGTGATATGCCCAGCTTGTGGAGGTCCTCCGTTTGGTGAAGAACAATGTCACGGAAGCTTGCAGAAACTTCAGCTGGAAAATGCTATGCTGAAAGAAGAG CATGAAAGGGTGTCTGAACTTCTTGCCAAATACAAAGGAAAAACGATTTCTCCCGTTGATCCATTGATTCCTCCTACCCATGTTGCTTCAATGGAACTAAATGATGGAATGTCAGATCGTATTTCATTACCTTTCCAGCTTAAAGGAATTCCAGAAATGGAGAAGGCACTCATGTCTGAGACTGCTACTGCTGCCTCTGATGAGTTGTTAAGGCTTTTGCGAATCAACGTACCTTTGTGGACTAAGACTAGTCCTGATGGAAGATTAATCATTCATCGCAAGAACTACCAGAAAATATTCCCTAGGCCAAACCATTTCAACACATCAAATGCACATATGgaaatatcaaaaagttcaGGAACTGTGCCAATAAATGCAATGAACTTGGTCGAAATGTTCCTTGATTCG AGTAAATGGGTGGACCTTTTTCCAACAATTGTAACCAAGGCATGCATAATGCAAGTGCTTGAAACTGGAGCATTAGGAAACCGGCATGGAGCCTTGCATCTG ATGTATGAGCAGCTGCACATACTTTCACCTTTGGTTCCACCTCGAGAGTTCTACTTCCTTCGCCTTTGTCAACAAGTTGAGCCTGACATGTGGGTGATTTCGGATATATCCTACGACTTCTTTAAAGAAACAAACTCCCCTTCCTGGGCTTGGAAGCTTCCATCGGGATGCATGATCCAGGAAATGCCAAATGGATGCTCCAAG GTAACTTGGGTAGAACATGTGGAAGTAGATGGCAAAACTCAAACTCATAGACTTTACAAAGATCTAGTATGTGATAATGCTGCATATGGAGCTGAAAGATGGATTGTTACCCTTGAGAGGATGTGTGAAAGATTAGCTTTCTCATTTGGGGACACTACACCTACCAGAGAACTTGGAG TGATTAGTTCAGGTCAAGCTAAGAGAAGCATAATGAAACTATCTCACAGGATGGTGAGGAATTTCTGTGCAATGTTGAGTATGTCAGAGAAGTTGGACTTTCCTCAGATGTCTGTAGCAAACAATGGCTGTGTTCGAGTATCTGTCTGCAAAAGCTACGAATCAGGGCAGCCTGGTGACATGATTGTGAATGCTGCTACTTCTTTATGGCTTCCTCTCCCACCTGAGGAAGTTTTCAGTTTCTTCAAGGACGAGAAAACACGAATTCAG TGGGACACACTCTTCAATGGAAACCCTGTAGATGAGGTTGCACACATCTCAATTGGTGGTGATGAAGGGAACTGCATTTCAATTGTTCAGGCAGCAGAGAAGAACATGATGATTCTTGAAGAAAGCTGCAGAGATGGTTTAGGATCCTTAGTAGTATATGCTCCTGTTGATATGAGAGCAATGCAACTAGCAATAACAGGTGTTGATCCGGCATCAAGCGTACCAATCCTTCCATCTGGTTTTGTTATATCTGGAGACGGCCGTCCACACCTAGAAGATGGAAGACCGGGCGGTTCACTACTCACAGCTGCATTTCAAATATTGGTATCCACCCCAAGTTATTCTTCATCCAACTCCAAGGAGCTCAATATGGAATCCATTGCAACTATTAATGATCTCATCACTTCCACTGTTCACAAAATTAAGGTTGCTTTGAATTGCGACTGA
- the LOC136210739 gene encoding homeobox-leucine zipper protein ROC8-like isoform X2, protein MEIEMENSAASAAQQEASNSRKRKKAYYRHTDHQNQQLEAFFKDCPNPDENQMRQLSKDLCLELKQIKFWFQNKKYQTKAQNERVENSVLRSENERMQQENMAIKEAFKNVICPACGGPPFGEEQCHGSLQKLQLENAMLKEEHERVSELLAKYKGKTISPVDPLIPPTHVASMELNDGMSDRISLPFQLKGIPEMEKALMSETATAASDELLRLLRINVPLWTKTSPDGRLIIHRKNYQKIFPRPNHFNTSNAHMEISKSSGTVPINAMNLVEMFLDSSKWVDLFPTIVTKACIMQVLETGALGNRHGALHLMYEQLHILSPLVPPREFYFLRLCQQVEPDMWVISDISYDFFKETNSPSWAWKLPSGCMIQEMPNGCSKVTWVEHVEVDGKTQTHRLYKDLVCDNAAYGAERWIVTLERMCERLAFSFGDTTPTRELGVISSGQAKRSIMKLSHRMVRNFCAMLSMSEKLDFPQMSVANNGCVRVSVCKSYESGQPGDMIVNAATSLWLPLPPEEVFSFFKDEKTRIQWDTLFNGNPVDEVAHISIGGDEGNCISIVQAAEKNMMILEESCRDGLGSLVVYAPVDMRAMQLAITGVDPASSVPILPSGFVISGDGRPHLEDGRPGGSLLTAAFQILVSTPSYSSSNSKELNMESIATINDLITSTVHKIKVALNCD, encoded by the exons ATGGAGATCGAGATGGAAAATTCAGCAGCTTCTGCTGCTCAACAAGAAGCTTCTAACAGTAGAAAGAGGAAGAAAGCTTATTATCGCCATACAGATCACCAGAATCAGCAGCTTGAAGC ATTTTTCAAGGATTGTCCAAATCCAGATGAAAACCAGATGCGACAGCTAAGCAAGGATCTCTGCCTTGAGCTTAAACAGATCAAGTTCTGGTTTCagaataaaaaatatcaaactaag GCTCAAAATGAGAGAGTAGAGAACTCGGTTCTTCGATCAGAAAACGAAAGAATGCAACAAGAAAACATGGCTATCAAGGAGGCATTCAAGAATGTGATATGCCCAGCTTGTGGAGGTCCTCCGTTTGGTGAAGAACAATGTCACGGAAGCTTGCAGAAACTTCAGCTGGAAAATGCTATGCTGAAAGAAGAG CATGAAAGGGTGTCTGAACTTCTTGCCAAATACAAAGGAAAAACGATTTCTCCCGTTGATCCATTGATTCCTCCTACCCATGTTGCTTCAATGGAACTAAATGATGGAATGTCAGATCGTATTTCATTACCTTTCCAGCTTAAAGGAATTCCAGAAATGGAGAAGGCACTCATGTCTGAGACTGCTACTGCTGCCTCTGATGAGTTGTTAAGGCTTTTGCGAATCAACGTACCTTTGTGGACTAAGACTAGTCCTGATGGAAGATTAATCATTCATCGCAAGAACTACCAGAAAATATTCCCTAGGCCAAACCATTTCAACACATCAAATGCACATATGgaaatatcaaaaagttcaGGAACTGTGCCAATAAATGCAATGAACTTGGTCGAAATGTTCCTTGATTCG AGTAAATGGGTGGACCTTTTTCCAACAATTGTAACCAAGGCATGCATAATGCAAGTGCTTGAAACTGGAGCATTAGGAAACCGGCATGGAGCCTTGCATCTG ATGTATGAGCAGCTGCACATACTTTCACCTTTGGTTCCACCTCGAGAGTTCTACTTCCTTCGCCTTTGTCAACAAGTTGAGCCTGACATGTGGGTGATTTCGGATATATCCTACGACTTCTTTAAAGAAACAAACTCCCCTTCCTGGGCTTGGAAGCTTCCATCGGGATGCATGATCCAGGAAATGCCAAATGGATGCTCCAAG GTAACTTGGGTAGAACATGTGGAAGTAGATGGCAAAACTCAAACTCATAGACTTTACAAAGATCTAGTATGTGATAATGCTGCATATGGAGCTGAAAGATGGATTGTTACCCTTGAGAGGATGTGTGAAAGATTAGCTTTCTCATTTGGGGACACTACACCTACCAGAGAACTTGGAG TGATTAGTTCAGGTCAAGCTAAGAGAAGCATAATGAAACTATCTCACAGGATGGTGAGGAATTTCTGTGCAATGTTGAGTATGTCAGAGAAGTTGGACTTTCCTCAGATGTCTGTAGCAAACAATGGCTGTGTTCGAGTATCTGTCTGCAAAAGCTACGAATCAGGGCAGCCTGGTGACATGATTGTGAATGCTGCTACTTCTTTATGGCTTCCTCTCCCACCTGAGGAAGTTTTCAGTTTCTTCAAGGACGAGAAAACACGAATTCAG TGGGACACACTCTTCAATGGAAACCCTGTAGATGAGGTTGCACACATCTCAATTGGTGGTGATGAAGGGAACTGCATTTCAATTGTTCAGGCAGCAGAGAAGAACATGATGATTCTTGAAGAAAGCTGCAGAGATGGTTTAGGATCCTTAGTAGTATATGCTCCTGTTGATATGAGAGCAATGCAACTAGCAATAACAGGTGTTGATCCGGCATCAAGCGTACCAATCCTTCCATCTGGTTTTGTTATATCTGGAGACGGCCGTCCACACCTAGAAGATGGAAGACCGGGCGGTTCACTACTCACAGCTGCATTTCAAATATTGGTATCCACCCCAAGTTATTCTTCATCCAACTCCAAGGAGCTCAATATGGAATCCATTGCAACTATTAATGATCTCATCACTTCCACTGTTCACAAAATTAAGGTTGCTTTGAATTGCGACTGA